CAACTACATTAAAAAACACTGGAATGAACTACCATCAGAAACTGTAGTTTGGGCTTTGGAACAAACAGAAGGTTACGGAAGGAAAAACAGTAGGTGGTATTCCCCCTTGGGAGGTTTATGGTTTTCTGTGCTTTTTAAACCCCGTAAAAGACCTTTGATTCCATATTATTATTTGAGAATGTATTCTTTAGTAATTTACAACGTTTTGAAAAAAAAATATAAGTTGAACCCCGTCATTAAATGGCCTAACGATATTCTGATAAATTCTAAGAAGGTGTGTGGAATTTTAGGAGAAAGTGTTTATAATGGGGGTTCACCGGGTTGCGTCATAGTGGGAGTAGGAATAAACGTTAACAACGAATTACCTGAAGAAGTCTCCAATAGCTCAATTGCTTTAAAAGATCTCGTTGGCAAAGAAATTGCATTGAGAAAACTTTTGAATGAATTGAACCATGTTGCTTACCATTCATATTATCTAAAATACTTCAAACCCAAAGCGATTTCTGCTATAACAAAATTGTGGTTAAATCATTTGAATGTGAAAATAGGAGATAGGGTCCAAGTATCAACTGAAAATGATGGAACTCTTTATGGAAAAGTAAACGATATTCAGTCAGATTATTTAGAGATAATAGACGATAACGGGGAGATAAAAAAACTAAACTCTGGGGAATTAATTGTGCTATAATCTTTAAGTAAGGTGACAAACGGTTGATAGTTATGATACAATATATTTGTTGAACTTCAATCTGTAAAAATTAATCATAAAATTTAATAATAATTCTTTTTGGGGAATAAGTTTTGATTTTAAAAGAGTAACGATGCAGAGAGTAATTTTTATTTCTTTGGGGAGGTATACAATGGCGCTAAAAGTGCTTATTTCAGAAGAGGAGATACAAAAAAAGATTGAGGATTTGGCTAGCCAAATAGAAAATTATTATAAAAGTATAACTGATGAAATTGTTGCGGTATGTGTGTTAAAAGGATCTGTTAATTTCTTTAGTGATTTAGTAAAAAAGATACATTTAAACGTTAATTATAATTTCATACAGGTAT
This DNA window, taken from Petrotoga sibirica DSM 13575, encodes the following:
- a CDS encoding biotin--[acetyl-CoA-carboxylase] ligase, whose translation is MIGDNLILLDKVDSTNNYIKKHWNELPSETVVWALEQTEGYGRKNSRWYSPLGGLWFSVLFKPRKRPLIPYYYLRMYSLVIYNVLKKKYKLNPVIKWPNDILINSKKVCGILGESVYNGGSPGCVIVGVGINVNNELPEEVSNSSIALKDLVGKEIALRKLLNELNHVAYHSYYLKYFKPKAISAITKLWLNHLNVKIGDRVQVSTENDGTLYGKVNDIQSDYLEIIDDNGEIKKLNSGELIVL